In Stigmatopora argus isolate UIUO_Sarg chromosome 10, RoL_Sarg_1.0, whole genome shotgun sequence, the following proteins share a genomic window:
- the spred3 gene encoding sprouty-related, EVH1 domain-containing protein 3 isoform X2, with protein sequence MRRAKGAGLQQGQPHFSPLAGGRAQIRPHLPDPRRRHFLREGSAGGHRQVGARLGLPLVVHPGGGGHRGRRASLLLHPNITCRRRYVPNSPPAVRVSTRADFKSHTGSESSSNSRKEMLPKPLTIVTSESSSTCFVRTEEFAFASGATAQTPVQIHGRPGQRRLSDPPSPSSAPPPPETPAGPPASSPLSPTISLLEEGDLRSVDPCKDLWGSRGYEDYRRAGSARTVVGGLTGGVVVVGPQDKSELCVVRFEKEPSGSGGCDVTLTLDGKAARRPSSSPPAPNAASGASSGAGSPQETAGKGSPSPCCIHTSLATPRSRTRKRGGGAVSPDEDGPCPRAAGASSSSCSSRCVYCRSVFSASENGRGRCRDAPDPALRCLRQWTCVWCAESLLYHCASDSEGEFWEPCSCDESMGGRPHPLCCARWLALLAMSLFVPCMCCYLPLRACLRCGERCGCCGGKHKAVR encoded by the exons ATGCGCCGTGCAAAGGGGGCTGGTCTACAACAAGGTCAACCCCATTTTTCACCACTGGCGGGTGGACGAGCGCAAATTCGGCCTCACCTTCCAGACCCCCGCCGACGCCATTTCCTTCGAGAAGGGTCTGCAGGTGGTCATCGACAAGTTGGAGCGAG GCTCGGACTCCCCCTCGTCGTCCACCCCGGAGGAGGCGGACACCGAGGACGACGGGCAAGCC TCCTGCTACACCCAAATATTACTTGTCGTCGTCGGTACGTTCCTAACAGTCCGCCGGCTGTCCGTGTTAGTACTCGAGCCGACTTCAAG TCCCACACAGGCAGCGAGTCGTCGTCCAACAGCCGGAAAGAGATGCTCCCGAAGCCCCTCACCATCGTGACCAGCGAGTCGTCGTCGACCTGCTTCGTGCGGACCGAGGAGTTCGCTTTCGCGTCCGGCGCAACGGCGCAGACGCCCGTCCAG ATCCACGGCAGGCCGGGACAACGCCGGCTCTCGGACCCCCCTTCGCCGTCGTCGGCGCCGCCGCCTCCAGAGACGCCCGCCGGCCCCCCGGCTTCGTCGCCCCTCTCGCCGACCATTTCCCTGCTGGAGGAGGGTGACCTACGCAGCGTGGATCCCTGCAAGGACCTCTGGGGGTCCAGGGGGTACGAGGACTACCGCCGAGCGGGCTCCGCCAGGACGGTGGTGGGCGGGCTGACGGGAggcgtggtggtggtgggccCGCAGGACAAGTCGGAGCTGTGCGTGGTCCGCTTCGAGAAGGAGCCGTCCGGGTCGGGGGGCTGCGACGTGACGCTGACCCTGGACGgcaaggcggcccggcggccgtCCTCGTCCCCGCCGGCCCCCAACGCCGCGTCGGGCGCGTCCTCGGGGGCCGGCTCCCCCCAGGAGACCGCCGGCAAGGGCTCCCCCTCGCCGTGCTGCATCCACACCTCCCTGGCCACGCCCCGCTCGCGGACTCGCAAGAGGGGCGGCGGGGCCGTCTCCCCCGACGAGGACGGGCCGTGCCCGCGGGCGGCGGGGGCGTCGTCGTCCTCGTGCTCGTCCCGCTGCGTCTACTGCCGCTCGGTGTTCAGCGCCTCGGAGAACGGGCGGGGCCGCTGCAGGGACGCCCCCGACCCGGCCCTGCGCTGCCTGCGCCAGTGGACCTGCGTGTGGTGCGCCGAGAGCCTGCTGTACCACTGCGCCTCCGACTCGGAGGGCGAGTTCTGGGAGCCCTGCTCGTGCGACGAATCCATGGGGGGCCGCCCGCACCCCCTGTGCTGCGCCCGCTGGCTGGCCCTCCTGGCCATGTCGCTCTTCGTGCCCTGCATGTGCTGCTACCTGCCTTTGCGCGCCTGCCTGCGTTGCGGCGAACGCTGCGGCTGCTGCGGGGGGAAGCACAAGGCGGTCCGGTGA
- the spred3 gene encoding sprouty-related, EVH1 domain-containing protein 3 isoform X1 — MEGDVRVRAVVMTRDDSSGGWVPLGGGGLSHVVICKGRSRERREYLIRGERLRDRAPVLECAVQRGLVYNKVNPIFHHWRVDERKFGLTFQTPADAISFEKGLQVVIDKLERGSDSPSSSTPEEADTEDDGQASHTGSESSSNSRKEMLPKPLTIVTSESSSTCFVRTEEFAFASGATAQTPVQIHGRPGQRRLSDPPSPSSAPPPPETPAGPPASSPLSPTISLLEEGDLRSVDPCKDLWGSRGYEDYRRAGSARTVVGGLTGGVVVVGPQDKSELCVVRFEKEPSGSGGCDVTLTLDGKAARRPSSSPPAPNAASGASSGAGSPQETAGKGSPSPCCIHTSLATPRSRTRKRGGGAVSPDEDGPCPRAAGASSSSCSSRCVYCRSVFSASENGRGRCRDAPDPALRCLRQWTCVWCAESLLYHCASDSEGEFWEPCSCDESMGGRPHPLCCARWLALLAMSLFVPCMCCYLPLRACLRCGERCGCCGGKHKAVR; from the exons CGTGCGAGTCCGCGCCGTGGTGATGACACGCGACGACTCCAGCGGCGGCTGGGTGCCCCTGGGCGGCGGCGGCCTCAGTCACGTGGTCATCTGCAAGGGGCGGAGCCGCGAGCGGCGGGAATACCTCATCCGCGGGGAGAGGCTGCGAGACAGAGCG ccGGTGCTGGAATGCGCCGTGCAAAGGGGGCTGGTCTACAACAAGGTCAACCCCATTTTTCACCACTGGCGGGTGGACGAGCGCAAATTCGGCCTCACCTTCCAGACCCCCGCCGACGCCATTTCCTTCGAGAAGGGTCTGCAGGTGGTCATCGACAAGTTGGAGCGAG GCTCGGACTCCCCCTCGTCGTCCACCCCGGAGGAGGCGGACACCGAGGACGACGGGCAAGCC TCCCACACAGGCAGCGAGTCGTCGTCCAACAGCCGGAAAGAGATGCTCCCGAAGCCCCTCACCATCGTGACCAGCGAGTCGTCGTCGACCTGCTTCGTGCGGACCGAGGAGTTCGCTTTCGCGTCCGGCGCAACGGCGCAGACGCCCGTCCAG ATCCACGGCAGGCCGGGACAACGCCGGCTCTCGGACCCCCCTTCGCCGTCGTCGGCGCCGCCGCCTCCAGAGACGCCCGCCGGCCCCCCGGCTTCGTCGCCCCTCTCGCCGACCATTTCCCTGCTGGAGGAGGGTGACCTACGCAGCGTGGATCCCTGCAAGGACCTCTGGGGGTCCAGGGGGTACGAGGACTACCGCCGAGCGGGCTCCGCCAGGACGGTGGTGGGCGGGCTGACGGGAggcgtggtggtggtgggccCGCAGGACAAGTCGGAGCTGTGCGTGGTCCGCTTCGAGAAGGAGCCGTCCGGGTCGGGGGGCTGCGACGTGACGCTGACCCTGGACGgcaaggcggcccggcggccgtCCTCGTCCCCGCCGGCCCCCAACGCCGCGTCGGGCGCGTCCTCGGGGGCCGGCTCCCCCCAGGAGACCGCCGGCAAGGGCTCCCCCTCGCCGTGCTGCATCCACACCTCCCTGGCCACGCCCCGCTCGCGGACTCGCAAGAGGGGCGGCGGGGCCGTCTCCCCCGACGAGGACGGGCCGTGCCCGCGGGCGGCGGGGGCGTCGTCGTCCTCGTGCTCGTCCCGCTGCGTCTACTGCCGCTCGGTGTTCAGCGCCTCGGAGAACGGGCGGGGCCGCTGCAGGGACGCCCCCGACCCGGCCCTGCGCTGCCTGCGCCAGTGGACCTGCGTGTGGTGCGCCGAGAGCCTGCTGTACCACTGCGCCTCCGACTCGGAGGGCGAGTTCTGGGAGCCCTGCTCGTGCGACGAATCCATGGGGGGCCGCCCGCACCCCCTGTGCTGCGCCCGCTGGCTGGCCCTCCTGGCCATGTCGCTCTTCGTGCCCTGCATGTGCTGCTACCTGCCTTTGCGCGCCTGCCTGCGTTGCGGCGAACGCTGCGGCTGCTGCGGGGGGAAGCACAAGGCGGTCCGGTGA
- the dhx34 gene encoding putative ATP-dependent RNA helicase DHX34, translating into MDVDGRPRIRSWDWDSPHCRSLLDEIFFRPNDYIQAGSQEHRDFWAFFDRFQRFKLKKEMRGHCEDRDRVQSGSLDLPEEYDARYRINVSLITKDVEERMGRPSHGRRDSWAPTDEAVSDFRLSLLHYLDFSQRQSFGKLAKLQREQKNLPIYRYRERVVDLVRRNPVVVVAGDTGCGKSTQVPQYLLSAGFSEIACTQPRRIACISLAKRVSFESLNQYGSKVSYQIRFETTRTTATKLIFLTEGLLLRQIQQDKMLEQYQVLIVDEVHERHLHGDFLLGVLRSLVAARPDVRLILMSATINIKLFSDYFGSAPVLQVPGRLFPIQVTYQPVPAEEQAASRTEKLEPRPYLRILQGIDQRYPPEERGDLLIFLSGVAEIAAIQEACQVYATHTRRWIVLPLHSTLSLVQQDKVFDISPPGVRKCIISTNIAETSVTIDGVRFVVDSGKVKEMSFDPKAKMQRLQEFWISRASSEQRKGRAGRTGPGVCYRLYAESDYDAFASYPVPEIHRVALDSLVLQMKSMGLGDPLSFVFIDPPPAASIQTAITYLKDQGALDDGGELTTIGTVLAQLPVDVVIGKMLVLGSLFNLVEPVLTVAAALSVQSPFLRSSQQNPDCATARQPLLCNQGDPFTLLNTFNAWVQVKGERGGGSRRWCRRRGVEEQRLYEMVNLRRQFKELLKSHGLVEADDDNRRQDDRQQRRERLTERRKLHRMKREHEQQEGTKRKVLRLEEGQDGDFSSGSDAEDAGRGRRKKKKDKDEGNVDIQEVKFKLRHNVSDLQDAVDASQDLSSRQQALLKLLLCRGLYPQLALPDEHNGTRKDTEQVFHTKSKQGIVIHPTSVFASDPEVLHVRDDPRDPSRDSSKHQLLAFVTLLETNRPYLSNCVRVPALQALLLVANSVDSNADCSRLVVDGWLELQMRAPEEALKTLSGALTLRAEWERLLQSQLGQDAVEEGARKTTRKLAERLVRFLLYTEVNYSLQRLSALGIQNLYVGPQAESDLGLGAAPLFSGVEAKPDPIKGGLRVSNFFTYNCLTDSRDLYSDCLQTFWNCPNCDLNMPLTPLERMQHETTCRPAGEQQDQDEDVVQPKSSFSALSRVYHCDVCDQDLTLTSTEILKHKRQHMYSAK; encoded by the exons ATGGATGTGGACGGAAGGCCTCGCATCCGGTCTTGGGACTGGGACAGCCCTCACTGCCGGTCCCTGTTGGACGAGATCTTCTTCCGGCCGAACGACTACATCCAAGCTGGCAGCCAGGAACACAGAGACTTCTGGGCCTTTTTCGACCGCTTCCAGAGGTTCAAGCTAAAGAAGGAGATGCGCGGACATTGCGAGGACAGAGACCGAGTCCAAAGCGGGTCTTTGGACCTGCCCGAGGAGTACGACGCCCGCTACCGCATCAACGTGTCGTTGATCACCAAAGACGTGGAGGAGCGCATGGGCCGACCGTCCCACGGCAGACGCGACTCTTGGGCCCCGACGGATGAGGCCGTTTCGGATTTCCGTCTATCTTTGCTGCATTACTTGGACTTCAGTCAGCGGCAGAGCTTCGGCAAGCTGGCCAAGCTGCAACGCGAGCAGAAGAACCTGCCTATCTACCGCTACCGAGAGCGCGTGGTGGACCTGGTCCGCCGGAAcccggtggtggtggtggcggggGACACCGGTTGCGGGAAGTCCACCCAAGTGCCCCAGTACCTGCTCTCGGCCGGGTTCTCGGAGATCGCTTGCACCCAGCCCAGACGGATCGCCTGCATCTCGCTGGCCAAGAGGGTCAGCTTTGAGAGTCTCAACCAGTACGGGTCCAAG gtgAGTTACCAGATCCGCTTCGAGACCACCCGCACCACCGCCACCAAGCTAATCTTCCTGACCGAAGGTCTGCTCCTGAGGCAAATTCAGCAGGACAAAATGCTAGAACAGTACCAGGTTCTGATCGTGGACGAAGTGCACGAGCGCCACCTGCACGGCGACTTCCTGCTGGGCGTCCTGCGCTCCCTGGTGGCCGCTCGCCCCGACGTGCGTCTCATCCTGATGTCGGCCACCATCAACATCAAGCTTTTCTCCGACTACTTTGGCTccgcccccgtgctgcaagtgCCCGGCCGGCTCTTTCCCATCCAGGTGACTTATCAACCCGTCCCGGCCGAAGAGCAGGCGGCGTCCCGCACGGAGAAGTTGGAGCCGCGCCCGTATTTGCGGATCCTGCAGGGAATCGATCAGCGATACCCGCCGGAGGAACGCGGCGACCTGTTGATCTTCCTGAGCGGCGTGGCGGAAATCGCCGCCATTCAGGAGGCGTGCCAGGTGTACGCCACGCACACGCGCCGATGGATCGTGCTGCCGCTGCACAGCACCCTCTCGTTGGTGCAGCAGGACAAG GTATTTGACATATCGCCCCCTGGCGTGAGAAAATGTATCATCTCCACCAACATCGCGGAAACCTCCGTCACCATCGACGGCGTGCGCTTTGTCGTCGACTCAG gcAAAGTGAAGGAGATGAGTTTCGACCCCAAGGCCAAAATGCAACGTCTTCAGGAGTTCTGGATCAGCCGAGCCAGCTCGGAGCAGAGGAAGGGACGCGCCGGCCGCACGGGTCCGGGCGTGTGCTACCGCTTGTACGCCGAGTCCGACTATGACGCCTTCGCTTCCTACCCCGTGCCCGAAATCCACCGGGTGGCGCTGGACTCCCTGGTTCTGCAG ATGAAGAGCATGGGACTCGGGGATCCGCTTTCCTTCGTCTTTATCGACCCACCGCCGGCGGCCAGTATCCAGACCGCCATCACCTACCTGAAGGACCAGGGGGCGCTAGACGACGGCGGCGAGCTGACCACCATCGGGACCGTGCTGGCCCAACTTCCCGTGGACGTGGTCATCG GCAAGATGCTGGTCCTGGGCTCCTTGTTCAACTTGGTGGAACCCGTGCTGACGGTGGCCGCCGCCCTCAGCGTCCAGTCGCCGTTCCTGCGCAGCTCGCAGCAGAACCCCGACTGCGCCACCGCCCGCCAGCCGCTGCTCTGCAACCAGGGCGACCCCTTCACGCTACTCAACACCTTTAACGCCTGGGTGCAG GTGAAGGGCGAGAGAGGGGGCGGGTCCAGGAGGTGGTGCCGGCGGCGTGGCGTCGAGGAGCAGCGACTTTACGAGATGGTCAACCTGCGCAGGCAGTTCAag GAACTACTGAAAAGCCACGGCCTGGTGGAAGCAGACGACGACAACCGCCGCCAGGACGACCGACAGCAGCGGCGCGAGCGTCTGACCGAAAGGAGGAAGCTGCATCGGATGAAGCGAGAACACGAGCAGCAGGAGGGCACCAAACGCAAAGTCCTCCGACTGGAAGAAGGCCAGGACGGCGACTTCTCCTCCGGTTCGGATGCGGAAGACGCGGGACgagggaggaggaagaagaagaaggacaaGGATGAAGGCAACGTGGACATCCAG GAAGTGAAGTTCAAACTGCGCCACAACGTGTCCGATCTGCAGGACGCGGTGGACGCCAGCCAAGATTTATCGTCCCGCCAGCAGGCGCTTCTCAAACTTCTCCTCTGTCGAGGACTCTACCCTCAGCTGGCGTTGCCGGACGAACACAACGGCACGCGCAAGGACACGGAGCAG GTCTTCCATACCAAGAGTAAGCAGGGGATTGTGATTCACCCTACCAGCGTGTTTGCTAGCGACCCCGAGGTGTTGCACGTACGGGATGATCCGCGAGACCCTA GCCGAGACAGCAGCAAGCATCAACTACTAGCCTTCGTCACTTTGCTGGAAACCAACAGACCATATTTGTCCAACTGTGTGCGTGTTCCGGCACTGCAG GCTCTACTTTTGGTGGCCAACTCGGTAGACAGTAACGCCGACTGCTCCCGTCTGGTGGTGGACGGCTGGTTGGAGCTCCAGATGAGAGCCCCCGAGGAAGCCCTCAAGACGCTGTCGGGGGCGCTCACCCTCCGAGCCGAGTGGGAGCGCCTCCTGCAGTCCCAGCTGGGACAAGACGCCGTAGAGGAAGGCGCTCGCAAGACCACGCGGAAGCTCGCAGAGCGCTTGGTTCGCTTCCTGCTTTACACCGAG GTCAACTACAGCTTGCAGCGACTCTCCGCCCTCGGAATTCAGAATTTGTACGTCGGACCCCAGGCCGAGTCGGATCTCGGACTCGGCGCGGCGCCGCTCTTTTCGGGGGTGGAGGCCAAGCCCGATCCCATCAAGGGGGGACTGCGCGTCAGCAACTTCTTCACGTATAATTGCCTGACT GATTCCAGGGACCTGTACAGTGACTGCTTGCAAACTTTTTGGAATTGTCCCAACTGTGACCTCAACATGCCCCTCACGCCTCTGGAACGAATGCAGCACGAGACCACTTGCAGGCCAGCGGGTGAACAGCAGGACCAAGACGAAG ACGTGGTGCAGCCCAAATCGTCATTTTCCGCCCTATCCCGGGTCTACCACTGCGACGTCTGCGACCAAGACCTGACGCTGACGTCCACGGAGATCCTCAAGCACAAAAGGCAGCACATGTACTCTGCTAAGTaa